From the genome of Pseudomonas sp. Teo4, one region includes:
- a CDS encoding TolC family outer membrane protein, with the protein MKLHCLTFCLVGLSLPTCAMDLKQAWDLLQYQGPIYRAAVHEKQAGDENRAIGQSGLLPQVNASGYYNKVNGDQRQNGIDNDLDYNSKGANVRLRQPLFNKQKMSEYRQGQQRADYSVAVFDAKSQDAAVRLADSYFNVLLASETITLAKAKLNAFEEQLASAKRRMELGAGTITDIDESVARRDLAEAELIEAQDNLVNTRRKLEEYIGETPDSLITLQPSFATPPLLPGNLQDWLVKAQADSPLIHARRHSYELAEEEVKRAKAGHWPTLDFVAGYTAGESQSLSELNQRNHYSSIGVELNIPLYSGGGVSAQSRQASANSYKALDELDATRQEVISDTTREYRGVQSGASRIHALEKAVASNERSLLSTRKGFKEGGTSTNSDVLNAEEQLYVARHDLFEAKVRYLMSRLRLASSVGSLGDDDIDQINDYLGPELVVSN; encoded by the coding sequence ATGAAGCTGCATTGCCTGACTTTCTGCCTCGTGGGGCTGTCGTTGCCGACCTGCGCCATGGACCTCAAGCAAGCCTGGGACCTGCTGCAGTACCAAGGCCCGATCTACCGCGCCGCCGTGCACGAAAAGCAGGCCGGCGACGAGAACCGCGCCATCGGCCAGTCTGGCCTGCTGCCGCAGGTCAACGCTTCGGGTTACTACAACAAGGTCAACGGCGACCAACGCCAGAACGGCATAGACAACGACCTGGACTACAACTCCAAGGGCGCCAACGTGCGCCTGCGCCAGCCGCTGTTCAACAAGCAGAAGATGTCCGAGTACCGCCAGGGCCAGCAACGCGCCGACTACAGCGTCGCCGTGTTCGACGCCAAGAGCCAGGACGCCGCCGTGCGCTTGGCCGACAGCTACTTCAACGTGCTGCTGGCCAGCGAGACCATCACCCTGGCCAAGGCCAAGCTCAATGCCTTCGAAGAGCAACTGGCCTCGGCAAAGCGCCGCATGGAACTAGGGGCCGGTACCATCACCGACATCGACGAGTCGGTCGCACGCCGTGACCTGGCCGAAGCCGAGCTGATCGAAGCCCAGGACAACCTGGTCAACACCCGGCGCAAGCTGGAGGAATACATCGGCGAAACCCCGGATTCGCTGATCACCCTGCAACCCAGCTTCGCCACCCCGCCGCTGCTGCCAGGCAACCTGCAGGACTGGCTGGTCAAGGCTCAGGCCGACAGCCCGCTGATCCATGCCCGCCGTCACAGCTACGAACTGGCCGAAGAAGAGGTCAAGCGAGCCAAGGCCGGGCATTGGCCGACACTGGATTTCGTCGCCGGGTATACCGCAGGCGAAAGCCAGTCGCTCTCTGAGCTGAACCAGCGTAACCACTACAGCTCGATTGGCGTGGAGTTGAACATTCCGCTGTACAGCGGCGGTGGCGTCAGCGCGCAATCGCGCCAGGCCAGCGCCAACAGCTACAAAGCCCTGGACGAGCTCGATGCCACGCGCCAGGAAGTCATTTCCGACACCACCCGCGAATACCGCGGTGTGCAAAGCGGCGCCAGCCGAATACACGCCTTGGAAAAAGCCGTGGCCTCCAACGAACGGTCGCTGTTGTCCACCCGCAAGGGGTTCAAGGAAGGCGGCACCAGCACCAACTCGGATGTGTTGAACGCCGAAGAACAACTGTATGTCGCCCGCCATGACCTGTTCGAGGCCAAGGTGCGCTACCTGATGTCGCGCCTGCGACTGGCGTCGTCGGTGGGCAGCCTGGGCGATGACGACATCGATCAGATCAACGACTACCTCGGCCCCGAACTGGTGGTCAGCAACTGA
- a CDS encoding SCO family protein, with the protein MTGSWRVLLALSLFAASIPFWPLQPTRQAEAQAATPWGADYFPNTPLVTQDGQKVRFFDDLIKDKVVAINFIFTGCSDSCPVETARLRQVQKILGDRVGKDIFLYSISIDPYNDTPATLKRYAEKFGIGPGWTLLTGEPDDIEKLRRSLGLYIEGLENGRSKDHNLSLIIGNQATGRWMKASPFESPYILADRLGNSLHNWKQASVVNNDYASAPAVRPPSSGEQIFRTRCSSCHSVGNAEPGGLPGIGPDLLGVTRQRDPRWLARWLKEPDQMLAEKDPLAMLLYEQYNRLAMPNMRLGDVEVEALMAYLEEETTRVQSPLADKGKP; encoded by the coding sequence ATGACAGGCTCATGGCGTGTTCTGCTCGCACTCTCGCTCTTCGCCGCCAGTATTCCTTTCTGGCCGCTGCAACCCACTCGCCAGGCTGAAGCCCAAGCCGCTACCCCATGGGGCGCCGACTACTTTCCCAACACCCCGTTGGTGACCCAGGATGGCCAGAAGGTCCGTTTCTTCGACGACCTGATCAAGGACAAGGTGGTCGCCATCAACTTCATCTTCACCGGCTGCTCCGACTCCTGCCCCGTTGAAACCGCAAGGTTGCGCCAGGTGCAGAAAATCCTCGGCGACCGGGTCGGCAAGGATATCTTCCTCTACTCCATCAGCATCGACCCTTACAACGACACCCCCGCCACCCTCAAGCGCTACGCCGAAAAATTCGGCATCGGCCCCGGCTGGACCCTGCTCACCGGCGAACCCGATGACATCGAAAAGCTGCGCCGCAGCCTGGGCTTATATATAGAAGGGCTGGAAAACGGTCGCTCCAAGGACCACAACCTGAGCCTGATCATAGGCAACCAGGCCACCGGCCGCTGGATGAAGGCCTCGCCATTCGAAAGCCCCTACATCCTGGCCGACCGCCTGGGCAACAGCCTGCACAACTGGAAGCAGGCCAGCGTCGTGAACAACGACTACGCCAGCGCCCCGGCGGTTCGTCCGCCCAGCAGCGGCGAGCAGATTTTCCGCACGCGCTGTTCTTCCTGCCATTCCGTGGGCAACGCCGAACCCGGCGGCCTGCCGGGCATCGGGCCCGACCTGCTCGGCGTGACCCGGCAACGCGACCCTCGCTGGCTGGCCCGTTGGTTGAAAGAACCCGACCAGATGCTGGCTGAGAAAGACCCGCTGGCCATGCTCCTGTACGAGCAGTACAACCGCCTGGCCATGCCCAACATGCGCCTGGGCGATGTCGAGGTCGAGGCCTTGATGGCTTACCTGGAAGAAGAAACCACCCGCGTGCAGTCACCGCTTGCGGACAAGGGAAAACCCTAA
- a CDS encoding EAL domain-containing protein, producing MIRRFLSSAGLLRLLILMLCAATLAFLWGLHFSQKAASRDNALSAKAAEHLNLASIVSESLRQLVDRAQAVGRVTQDDMKALRQGSFSLARILAEDPVFKRMSLYDRQGRLLSASHPDEPPQLPEDWLQQLKVHVAHYGFKPFLPRVAPDSNPSAIPNWRLPFLLPLTDLPGREIDSILVIHLDIGYLAVLFQHIDLGRTGLMRLLQDDGQERLRIDTSGVVVAGDTLVPGLPKTAKDTGQLTQYAFGHPYQSLYRRVTERGFSVVVSQREDEILAPSAQAYTRQFWLNLSMTLMILAGLAWSLRLLRKRQEAFSALEHAQQVNQQLIGRLEDEHRRSSHAAATDHLSGLHNRRQFVEVAGQALTHQRGKRRLMAILFIDMDRFKSINDSLGHKIGDLLLQAVAGRIQRLLEPGDEASRFGGDEFVVLLAGERSEEQIDAWVRSLVQKLSATYALDGQEVNTSPSVGVSICPRDGQDIDSLIRSADAAMYSAKQAGRAQYRFFDPSLNLADIQAFTLEQAFGTALAGRQFVLHYQPQIRLDTQQVLGYEALVRWDHPEFGLLYPDRFIGVAERSGFIVELGWEVIRLACEALAQWQDQGRDMCLAVNVSALQLRQPDFSARLLAKLQRYGIGAQRLELEITETTILNPEGTAIEHLHRLRRAGLGISLDDFGRGYAGFAHLQSLPLSKLKIDRSLIAPLSNSHDDSPIVSSTIILAKRLGLEVVAEGVETREQVVCLKIAGCDIAQGYHFSRPLSPTQLREYPPFNGIEEKPCV from the coding sequence GTGATACGCCGTTTTCTCTCGTCAGCAGGCCTGCTGCGTCTGCTGATCCTGATGCTCTGCGCCGCCACGCTGGCGTTCCTCTGGGGCCTGCATTTCAGCCAGAAAGCCGCCTCGCGCGACAACGCACTGTCGGCCAAGGCCGCCGAGCACCTTAACCTGGCCAGCATCGTCAGCGAAAGCCTGCGCCAGTTGGTCGACCGCGCCCAGGCCGTCGGCCGGGTCACCCAGGACGACATGAAGGCGCTGCGCCAAGGCAGTTTCAGCCTGGCCCGCATCCTGGCCGAAGACCCAGTGTTCAAGCGCATGAGCCTGTACGACCGGCAAGGTCGGCTGTTGTCCGCCAGCCACCCCGACGAGCCACCGCAGTTGCCCGAGGACTGGTTGCAACAACTCAAGGTTCATGTCGCCCACTACGGCTTCAAACCGTTTCTGCCGCGTGTCGCCCCCGACAGCAACCCCAGCGCCATCCCCAACTGGCGCCTGCCCTTCCTGCTGCCGTTGACCGACCTGCCCGGCCGCGAGATCGACAGCATCCTGGTGATTCACCTGGATATCGGCTACCTGGCGGTCCTGTTCCAGCACATCGACCTGGGCCGAACCGGCCTGATGCGCTTGCTCCAGGACGATGGCCAAGAGCGGTTGCGCATCGACACCAGCGGCGTGGTGGTGGCCGGCGACACCCTGGTGCCAGGTTTGCCGAAGACTGCCAAAGACACCGGCCAGTTGACCCAATACGCCTTTGGCCACCCCTACCAAAGCCTGTACCGGCGCGTCACCGAGCGTGGTTTCAGCGTGGTGGTCAGCCAGCGCGAGGACGAAATCCTCGCCCCCTCGGCGCAGGCCTACACCCGCCAGTTCTGGCTGAACCTGAGCATGACCCTGATGATCCTGGCGGGCCTTGCCTGGAGTCTGCGCCTGCTGCGCAAGCGTCAGGAAGCGTTCAGCGCCCTGGAGCATGCCCAGCAGGTCAACCAGCAGTTGATCGGCCGCTTGGAAGACGAACACCGCCGCAGCAGCCATGCAGCGGCCACCGATCACCTCAGTGGCCTGCACAACCGCCGCCAGTTCGTCGAAGTCGCCGGTCAGGCCCTGACCCACCAGCGCGGCAAGCGACGGCTGATGGCGATCCTGTTCATCGACATGGACCGTTTCAAGTCGATCAACGATTCGCTTGGGCACAAGATCGGCGACTTGCTGCTGCAAGCCGTGGCCGGACGCATCCAGCGCCTGCTGGAACCTGGCGACGAAGCCTCGCGTTTCGGCGGCGACGAGTTCGTGGTGCTGCTGGCGGGCGAGCGCAGTGAAGAACAGATCGATGCCTGGGTGCGCAGCCTGGTGCAGAAGCTCTCGGCCACCTATGCCCTGGACGGCCAGGAGGTCAATACCAGCCCCAGCGTGGGGGTCAGTATCTGCCCACGCGATGGCCAGGACATCGACAGCCTGATCCGCAGCGCCGACGCCGCGATGTATTCGGCCAAGCAGGCCGGACGCGCCCAGTACCGTTTCTTCGACCCTTCGTTGAACCTCGCGGATATCCAGGCCTTCACCCTGGAACAAGCGTTCGGCACCGCGTTGGCCGGGCGCCAGTTCGTGCTGCACTACCAACCACAGATCCGCCTCGACACGCAGCAGGTACTCGGCTACGAAGCGCTGGTACGCTGGGACCACCCGGAATTCGGCCTGCTCTACCCGGACCGTTTCATCGGCGTGGCTGAGCGCAGCGGGTTCATCGTTGAGCTGGGTTGGGAAGTGATCCGCCTGGCCTGCGAGGCACTGGCGCAATGGCAGGATCAGGGCCGCGACATGTGTCTGGCGGTGAACGTGTCGGCACTGCAGCTGCGTCAGCCCGATTTCAGCGCACGCCTGCTGGCCAAGCTGCAACGCTACGGCATTGGCGCACAGCGGCTGGAGCTGGAAATCACCGAAACCACCATCCTCAACCCCGAGGGCACGGCGATTGAGCACCTGCACCGCTTGCGCCGAGCGGGCCTGGGCATCAGCCTGGACGACTTTGGCCGTGGTTACGCAGGCTTTGCCCACCTGCAATCACTGCCATTGAGCAAGCTGAAGATAGACCGCTCGCTGATTGCGCCGCTATCCAACAGCCACGACGACAGCCCGATCGTCTCCTCTACCATCATCCTCGCCAAGCGCCTGGGGCTGGAGGTGGTGGCTGAAGGAGTCGAGACCCGCGAACAGGTGGTATGTCTGAAGATTGCCGGCTGCGACATCGCCCAGGGTTACCACTTCAGCCGGCCCCTGTCGCCGACACAGTTGCGCGAATACCCACCGTTCAATGGTATCGAGGAGAAACCATGCGTCTAG
- a CDS encoding Ig-like domain-containing protein yields MKTHTVIRPCSHAFRLSSVTALMLSFGLISAMASSLDDVSPPPPTDPSAYTDQPADPTQALLDLETMPEANEGSLELKDGVYGDRNTVRIDNVLQPAQQTSRNYPTNGKPSPLFGAQPFTQQLLLFEEFGPEKLDPSLPPPPLTFPVPTLGQAPAQDPNIVARSSPNGNALEAFLKQPGLYPFPTQYSNTLDRNPWKAQIEMFLNRQPVGSPAEGRPPGKGWSHQRWNEFYPQAGFKTAQAGARINQGLRDRKQMHNYAVGEFGPGGLYYQTSDIPTTLGTTKGIDTRFHPNFPLQNHKSLWTFDGTFPPKLLMVRYGQPIIMRHYNALPIDPSANGGFGLHTISTHEHNGHSPAESDGFANAYFFPGQYYDYRWPIQLAGYDTINTRAQDPRAAFPCSPGETLFVNDASPGLKTCENGSIKIRGDWRETMSTHWFHDHMMDFTAQNVYKGNAVMMNYYSALDRGNEALQDGVNLRFPSGSAMPWGNRDYDVNLVIADKAWDAAGQLWFNPFNTDGFLGDQILVNWQYQPKLKVRARSYRFRILNGSVSRYFKFAVVREIAGTSGEFKGPTGSNISYARVPFHMIANDGNIMEHAVPFDGTLDLNGDGDRQDNNGILPLQGIAERYDIIINFAKNGIKAGDKLYFVNLMEHDTGKGPKQAIPLADVLSEKYKAVIKQTSNGPEWDKGDPVVGKFMQLLVQPYTGQDVSMDPTAYEPAKPGKAAGLKMIPLPLDRTAVADQDKIKAARHREFIFGRSDGTDTTPWTIKTDGGLGYSMDPRRISASAQLSSEATQGGFSGDGTLEVWKIVNGGNGWSHPVHVHFEEGIILSRDGKAPPEWEKWARKDVYRIGPDKDSSEEVEMAIRFREFAGTYMEHCHNTQHEDSSMLLRWDIEHPGQFQVMPTPLPGWDGVQYVASVGLPTFRTAENDDDEEDTSNKPPVAVNDSAATTAGKPIVLNVLANDTDPEGNLPLTVVGLSQPDSGKGSVSTDGTQVTYTPPETVTTAFTASFNYTARDAKGAESVAPATVNIAVSPAVVADQIQVSSATVQIRSGNRYTWELAGTTSIAANNSINVSVATTAGPLNLGAATLTASGTGARWRVSVTTTGNGPATPATATIRSALGQSVTAPVSIR; encoded by the coding sequence ATGAAAACACACACCGTGATCCGTCCCTGCAGCCATGCATTCAGGCTGTCTTCCGTTACTGCGCTGATGCTCAGCTTCGGGCTGATCTCGGCCATGGCCTCGTCACTCGATGACGTAAGCCCGCCGCCGCCGACGGACCCGTCCGCCTATACTGACCAGCCGGCTGACCCGACCCAGGCACTGCTCGACCTGGAAACCATGCCAGAAGCCAACGAAGGCTCACTCGAACTCAAGGATGGCGTGTACGGCGACCGCAACACGGTACGCATCGACAACGTGTTGCAGCCCGCCCAGCAGACCTCGCGCAACTACCCCACCAACGGCAAGCCAAGCCCGCTGTTCGGCGCCCAACCGTTCACCCAGCAATTGCTGCTGTTCGAAGAATTCGGCCCGGAAAAACTCGACCCGAGCCTGCCGCCGCCACCGCTCACTTTCCCGGTCCCCACGCTCGGCCAGGCGCCGGCGCAAGATCCCAACATCGTCGCCCGCAGCAGCCCGAACGGCAACGCCCTGGAAGCTTTCCTGAAGCAACCGGGGCTCTACCCGTTCCCGACCCAATACTCGAACACACTCGACCGCAACCCATGGAAAGCGCAGATCGAGATGTTCCTCAACCGCCAACCTGTCGGCTCACCGGCTGAAGGCCGTCCACCAGGAAAAGGCTGGTCGCACCAGCGCTGGAACGAGTTCTACCCCCAGGCTGGGTTCAAGACCGCCCAGGCGGGTGCACGGATCAACCAAGGGCTGCGCGACCGCAAGCAGATGCATAACTACGCCGTTGGCGAGTTCGGCCCGGGCGGGTTGTATTACCAGACCTCGGACATCCCGACAACGTTGGGTACCACCAAGGGCATCGACACCCGTTTCCACCCCAACTTCCCGTTGCAGAACCACAAATCCTTGTGGACCTTCGACGGAACCTTCCCGCCGAAACTGCTGATGGTTCGTTATGGCCAGCCGATCATCATGCGTCACTACAACGCACTGCCCATCGACCCCTCGGCCAACGGCGGGTTCGGTTTGCACACCATCTCGACCCACGAGCACAACGGTCACTCCCCGGCCGAAAGTGACGGCTTTGCCAACGCCTACTTCTTCCCCGGCCAGTATTACGACTATCGCTGGCCGATACAGTTGGCCGGCTATGACACCATCAACACCCGCGCCCAGGACCCACGTGCGGCCTTCCCCTGCTCGCCGGGCGAAACCCTGTTCGTCAACGACGCTTCGCCAGGCCTGAAGACCTGCGAAAACGGCAGCATCAAGATTCGCGGCGACTGGCGTGAAACCATGAGCACCCACTGGTTCCACGACCACATGATGGATTTCACGGCGCAGAACGTCTACAAAGGCAACGCCGTGATGATGAACTACTACAGCGCCCTGGACCGCGGCAACGAGGCACTGCAGGACGGCGTCAACCTGCGCTTCCCCAGCGGCTCGGCGATGCCGTGGGGTAACCGCGACTACGACGTCAACCTGGTGATTGCCGACAAGGCCTGGGATGCCGCTGGCCAGCTGTGGTTCAACCCGTTCAACACCGACGGCTTCCTCGGTGACCAGATCCTGGTCAACTGGCAGTACCAGCCCAAGCTGAAGGTACGTGCACGCAGCTACCGGTTCCGTATCCTCAACGGCTCGGTGTCGCGCTACTTCAAGTTCGCCGTCGTACGTGAAATCGCCGGCACCAGCGGCGAATTCAAAGGGCCTACCGGTTCGAACATCTCCTATGCGCGGGTACCGTTCCACATGATCGCCAACGACGGCAACATCATGGAACACGCCGTGCCGTTCGACGGCACCCTGGACCTCAACGGCGACGGCGACCGCCAGGACAACAACGGCATCCTGCCGCTGCAAGGTATCGCCGAGCGTTACGACATCATCATCAACTTCGCCAAGAACGGCATCAAGGCTGGCGACAAGCTGTACTTCGTCAACCTCATGGAGCACGACACCGGCAAGGGGCCCAAGCAGGCCATTCCACTGGCCGATGTCCTGTCCGAGAAATACAAGGCAGTGATCAAGCAGACCAGCAACGGGCCTGAGTGGGACAAGGGCGACCCTGTGGTCGGCAAGTTCATGCAACTGCTGGTGCAGCCGTATACCGGTCAGGACGTCAGTATGGACCCGACCGCCTACGAGCCGGCCAAGCCAGGCAAGGCCGCTGGCCTGAAGATGATTCCGCTGCCGCTGGACCGTACCGCCGTGGCTGACCAGGACAAGATCAAGGCCGCGCGGCACCGTGAGTTCATCTTCGGCCGCTCCGATGGCACCGACACCACTCCCTGGACCATCAAGACCGATGGCGGCCTCGGCTACAGCATGGACCCACGGCGGATCAGCGCCTCCGCCCAACTCTCCAGCGAAGCCACGCAGGGCGGTTTCAGTGGCGACGGCACCCTGGAAGTGTGGAAGATCGTGAATGGCGGCAACGGCTGGAGCCACCCGGTGCATGTGCACTTCGAGGAAGGCATCATCCTCAGCCGCGACGGCAAGGCACCACCTGAGTGGGAGAAATGGGCACGCAAGGACGTCTACCGCATTGGCCCGGACAAAGACTCCTCGGAAGAAGTGGAAATGGCCATTCGTTTCCGCGAGTTCGCTGGGACCTACATGGAGCATTGCCACAACACCCAGCACGAAGACTCGTCGATGCTGCTGCGCTGGGACATCGAGCACCCTGGCCAGTTCCAGGTGATGCCGACCCCGCTACCCGGTTGGGACGGCGTGCAGTATGTGGCTTCGGTAGGCCTGCCGACCTTCCGCACCGCCGAAAATGACGACGATGAGGAAGACACCAGCAATAAGCCACCGGTGGCGGTGAACGACAGCGCAGCGACCACGGCCGGCAAGCCGATCGTGCTCAATGTGCTGGCCAACGACACCGACCCTGAGGGCAACCTGCCGCTGACGGTGGTCGGGCTTAGCCAACCGGACTCGGGCAAAGGCTCGGTCAGCACTGATGGCACGCAGGTCACTTATACCCCACCGGAGACAGTCACCACGGCGTTCACCGCCAGCTTCAACTACACGGCCCGCGATGCCAAGGGTGCGGAATCGGTGGCGCCCGCGACGGTGAACATTGCCGTGAGCCCGGCGGTAGTTGCCGACCAGATCCAGGTCAGCAGCGCGACGGTGCAGATCCGCAGCGGCAATCGCTACACCTGGGAGCTGGCCGGTACCACCTCGATTGCCGCCAATAACAGCATCAACGTGTCGGTCGCTACCACCGCCGGGCCGCTGAACCTTGGGGCCGCGACGCTGACCGCTTCGGGCACCGGGGCACGCTGGCGGGTGTCGGTCACCACCACGGGCAATGGCCCCGCCACCCCGGCGACGGCGACCATACGTTCGGCGCTGGGCCAGAGTGTGACGGCACCGGTGAGTATCCGTTGA
- a CDS encoding SMP-30/gluconolactonase/LRE family protein, protein MWGVTQPPEELKPEWVTPGVLYLASELCRDTGYILRASNGQFTATRFSENSGVSYPRDLARVEATSLSEVAERWSSIKECHYLPVKVANTRADLGESPVWDEQSGALYYVDITDGCINRLTRDGEVERLYESAARIGALALTDQGNLIFTEDASVAILDVAARKVRRYSCAVHYRSSYRFNDGACDPQGRFVTGLMDEGPSGKTGILYRFDQRLSAQILLDGLALPNGLAWSEDGRTVFFVDSAARAIYRAEYMREGRLGQYTLFAETPADLGRPDGIALDREGGVWVCQFNGSCLLHYDRDGYLTDQVSMPVPRPTSCCFGGEGMDTLYITTARFGMTPAELRHYPDAGDLYAIRPEVGGIRRHTFKE, encoded by the coding sequence ATGTGGGGCGTGACCCAGCCACCGGAAGAACTCAAGCCCGAGTGGGTGACCCCAGGGGTGCTGTACCTGGCCAGTGAACTGTGCCGGGACACCGGTTACATCCTCAGGGCCAGCAATGGCCAGTTCACCGCCACGCGGTTCAGCGAGAACAGCGGTGTCAGCTACCCCAGGGACCTTGCACGGGTAGAAGCCACCAGCTTGTCCGAAGTGGCCGAACGCTGGAGCAGCATCAAGGAATGCCACTACCTGCCGGTCAAGGTGGCCAACACCCGCGCAGACCTCGGCGAAAGCCCGGTATGGGACGAGCAAAGCGGTGCCCTCTACTACGTCGACATCACGGACGGCTGCATCAACCGGCTGACCCGTGACGGCGAAGTGGAGCGGCTCTATGAGTCGGCGGCGCGTATTGGCGCCCTGGCGTTGACCGACCAGGGCAACCTGATTTTCACCGAGGATGCCAGCGTGGCGATCCTGGATGTAGCGGCGCGCAAGGTGCGGCGCTATTCCTGCGCAGTGCACTATCGCTCCAGCTACCGCTTCAACGATGGCGCCTGCGACCCGCAGGGGCGTTTCGTCACCGGCTTGATGGATGAAGGCCCAAGCGGCAAGACCGGCATTCTGTACCGTTTCGACCAGCGCCTCAGCGCCCAGATATTGCTAGATGGTTTGGCGCTGCCCAACGGGCTGGCCTGGTCGGAAGACGGACGCACAGTGTTCTTCGTCGACTCGGCTGCCCGCGCCATTTACCGCGCCGAGTACATGCGCGAAGGTCGGCTGGGGCAGTACACGTTGTTCGCCGAGACCCCTGCCGACCTGGGCCGACCGGACGGCATCGCGCTGGACCGTGAAGGTGGCGTGTGGGTGTGCCAGTTCAATGGCAGTTGCCTGCTGCACTACGACCGTGATGGTTACCTGACCGACCAGGTCAGCATGCCGGTGCCACGCCCGACCAGCTGCTGTTTTGGCGGGGAGGGCATGGACACCCTGTACATCACCACAGCACGGTTCGGCATGACACCCGCCGAGCTAAGGCATTACCCCGATGCTGGCGACCTGTATGCGATCCGTCCGGAAGTCGGGGGCATCCGACGCCACACGTTCAAGGAATGA
- a CDS encoding site-specific integrase — protein sequence MSIPKADTRTMTDIEHYVRAATRDNTRRSYQAAIDHFETHWGGFLPATADSVARYLADHAEQHAVSTLRQRLAALSQWHISQGFPDPTKAPLVRQVLRGIRTLHPAPPKQAAPLLLQHLQTAVTCFEEEARQARECHDLPALRRARRDAALLLLGFWRGFRGDELARLRVEHIQAQAGVGMTLFLPRSKGDREALGVQHSTPALKALCPVTAYLRWIEVAGIAQGPVFRKLDRWGNLSDTPLNSNSLVGLLRRMLERAGVPAALYTGHSLRRGFATWATANGWELKSLMSYVGWKDAKSALRYIDSAQRFGELAVLPASQVHNLIP from the coding sequence GTGTCGATACCCAAAGCCGACACCCGCACCATGACCGATATCGAGCACTATGTCCGCGCCGCCACCCGCGACAACACCCGGCGCAGCTACCAAGCCGCCATCGACCATTTCGAAACCCACTGGGGCGGGTTTCTGCCAGCCACCGCCGACAGTGTCGCCCGTTACCTGGCCGACCACGCCGAACAGCATGCGGTAAGTACCCTGCGCCAGCGCCTGGCGGCACTGAGCCAATGGCACATCAGCCAGGGCTTTCCCGACCCGACCAAGGCGCCGTTGGTGCGCCAGGTACTGCGCGGAATCCGTACCCTGCATCCAGCGCCGCCCAAACAAGCCGCGCCATTGCTGCTGCAGCACCTGCAAACCGCCGTCACCTGCTTCGAGGAGGAAGCCCGGCAGGCCCGCGAGTGCCACGACCTGCCTGCTCTGCGCCGTGCCCGGCGCGATGCCGCGCTATTGTTGCTGGGCTTCTGGCGAGGCTTTCGTGGTGATGAACTGGCGCGCTTGCGCGTCGAGCATATCCAGGCCCAGGCCGGGGTCGGCATGACCCTGTTCCTGCCCCGCAGCAAAGGCGACCGCGAAGCGCTCGGCGTGCAGCACAGCACCCCGGCGCTGAAGGCGTTGTGCCCAGTCACCGCCTACCTGCGATGGATCGAAGTGGCCGGAATCGCCCAGGGCCCGGTATTTCGCAAGCTCGATCGCTGGGGCAACCTGAGCGACACACCGCTCAACAGCAACAGCCTGGTCGGCCTGCTGCGGCGCATGCTCGAACGTGCTGGCGTGCCGGCGGCACTGTACACCGGCCACTCTTTGCGCCGTGGTTTCGCCACCTGGGCCACGGCCAACGGCTGGGAACTGAAGTCGCTGATGAGCTACGTAGGCTGGAAGGATGCCAAGTCGGCCCTGCGCTACATCGACTCGGCGCAGCGTTTCGGCGAGCTGGCCGTGTTACCGGCCAGCCAGGTCCACAACCTCATTCCTTGA